In Mycolicibacterium lutetiense, the sequence CGCCGAACGTAATTCGGCCTCGGTGCCGCGCGGCAGCCGCACCCCGTCCATGATGCGCAGCGTGGTCACCGCCGTGTAGTTGCGGGCAACCATCGACTCGAGCTCACCCACATCCGCACCGGCCAGCTTCACCTTGGCATTGGCCGGCAGGTTCAGGGCGTTGGAGAATATCGCGGTCAGTTGGTAGCCGCCCGAGCCGACCCCAGGAGCCGGCAACGGCAGGCTGGCCAAGCCCTCAGAGGCGCATCCCGACATCGTGAGACATGCCGTCATCACCACGGGCAGAACGAATTTTCGCACCGAGCTGTTCATCGTTGCCCCATCGCTGCCATGCCGTCGAGCATGTATGAGAGCCCGAAGTCGGGACCGAAGTCCTGAACTGTTCCGGTGCTGCATCCCAACTGCGCAGCCCCATCATGTTGCACACCTCTTTGACGGTCTGTGAATCGAACAGCACCTTGTCCACGAGAACGTGGGCCCGCGCCGAGCCGTTCTTCTGGTCGACGATGTTGTAGACGTTGTCCAGTGTCAGCGGGGCCAGATCGAGGAACTCGGCCAGCTCCCGACGCTGGTCCACCGTCGTGGTGAGCGCAGTATTACCGTTGAGGACAATCTGTTTCACCTCGTCGCGGTGAGTTTCCAGCACCTCGCCCACCTGCTCGATCACCTGGTTGATCTTCTTGCCGGTGGTGCCACTGCCGAAGTTCTCGTCACCCAGGATCTGGCTGATTTGACGCACCGAGGAGCCGAATTCGCGCAGCGTTGCGTCGTTGCGGGTGGCGGCGTCGAACAGTGAGCTCAGGTTGCGCACGATCGTGGTGAGCTGGTCGTGGGTCACTGCCCCACGATCCGAACTGAGTCGCAATGCGTCCGACAGTTCACCGAGGGCGTCCTTCATCTGCTGTCCGTTGCCGTCGGCGATCGCGGCACTGGCATTGACGACGTCGGCCAGCGGTCCATTGCCCTTACCGTCGCCCTTCAGCGAGGCCGACAACTTGTCCAGAACGTCGAGCACCCGGGCGAATTCGACGGGGGTCCTGGTGCGGTTCAGACCGATGGTGTCGTGATTGCTCAAGGTCGGCCCGCCCTTATAGGCCGGGGTCAGTTCGATCTGACGGTCGGTGAGGATCGAATTGGAGATGGTGACGGCCTGAGCGTCGGCGGGCACCGCGACGTCCTTGTCGACGGTGAACTCGACCTCGACATAGTTGCCCTTGGGCGTGATCTTGGTGACGCGGCCCACCTGCATACCCAGCACGGCGACCGTATTGCCCTCGTAAAGCCCTGCCGCACTGTCGAACTGGGCCGTCACCGTGATGGTGTCGGTCCGATCTTTGAGGAACCACCAGCCGGCGCCCGCGACCGCGGCGACCAGCACCGCCCCGGCCACGCACAGCGTGAGAACCTTGCTTCGGATCAACCTCATTTGCAGTCCTTGTAGTACTGGATCATGTTGAACTGCTTGGCTCGACCGCTGATCGCACACATCCAGGAGTCGACCAGCAGCCCATTGCCCACGTACATCTCTCCGGCGTTGCCGTTGCCGGTGGCATTCGCGAGCCCACGCAGGGCGACCGGACCCGACTGCAGCGTGCTGCGCAGCAGATCGTCATGCTGGCCCAGCATGTCGGTCAGGCCGCGCAGATCGGTGAGCAACTTCTCCAGCTGCGGCCGGTCGTCGACCACGATGCCGGTCAGCGTCTGGACCAGGTTGGTCAGCGACGCCAGCATGGCCTGGAATGACGCCCGGCGCATGACGAATTCACCGAGCAGGTCGTTGCCCTGGTTGACCAGGTTGCCGATCGTGGCCTGCTGGCGACGCAGCGTCTTGCCGATCACATCGGTGGTTTCCAGCAGGGAACCCAACTGGTCGCGCCGGTCGGCGATGATGGTGGCCAACGTGTGGGTGTTCTGCAGCGCTTTGGGCACCACTGCCGGCAGACCCTCCAGCTGCTTGCCCAGGACGCTCAGCGTCTGGGCGAACTTGTCGGAGTCGACCTGCTCGAAGGTGGTGGTGACGTCGCCCAATGCCTCCTGAAGGTCATAGGGCACCTCAGTGTGGGTCAGGTCAAAGGTGTTGTCGGGCAGGGAACCCGGGCCCGCGGGCTGCAGGGCCAGATAGCGCGAGCCCAGGATCGTGGTGATCTTGATGACGGCGCGGGAGTCCTTTCCGAGCGGAACGTCGTCGCGCACCTTGAGTGTGGCCTCGACGTGGTCGCCGGCCAACTTCATGCTCTGGACCTCACCCACCGGCATGCCGGCAACGGTGATCGGGTTACCGGCCTTGAGCGCCGCAGCCTGCTGGAACCGCGCGCTGTACTGGCGGTAGCCGACGTCGGCCACCTTGATGATCAGCATCCCGCCGATCAGCACTCCCACCACGGCGATCGCGATGATCCCGAGCCAGGTCCGGTTGTAGCTCTCCAGCGGACGCCGTTTCTTCGGCGCCTTCGGCACCGTCGGCGTCTCCGCCTTCGTCAGTTGCTCAACCATTGGCCATGTTCCTGCACTTGGGCGTGTATTGCGCCTTGTTCCCCGGGGTGGCCGCATCGACGATGATCGGTGTGACGTCGTTGAGACCCGGGAAGAATCCGGTCGCATTCAGGTCGCACGCATAGGTGGTGGCGTAGGCGCCCTCGTTCGTCATCCGGGCGAACCCCTTGAGCAGCAACGGCAGATTGGCACCGGTGAACGCGAGCTGGGGTTCGATACCCACCATGTGCGAGACGAACCCGGGCTGCCGGGTGACCAACTCGTTCAGCGACGGGTAGACCTCATCGCTGATGGTCGACAGCTGCTGTACCACCTTGGAGATCGAGCCCAGCGAGTCCACCATCTCGGGCCGGCGGGCATCGAAGGTGGTGACCATCCCCCGGGTTTGGGTGATCACCTCATCCAGACTGTCGTTGTGCTCGGCCAGGTTCTTGGCAACCGCGTTCAGGTTGTTGATCACATCGCCGAGTTCCTGATCGCGGCCGGCGAAGGAATCGGTCAACTGCGCGGTCTGGTCCACGAGGGCGACGATGGACGCGTCGTCGCCCTGCAGCGAGGCGATCACCCCTTTGGTGAGATTGTCGGCATCACGGGGGTTGAGCACGCTGAACAGCGGCTCGTACCCGTTGAGCAATGCCCCGACGTCGAACGACGGATCGGTCTGCTCGACCGGGATGACGCTGCCGGCGGCAAGTGGGCCCGGGTCACCGATACTGCCCAGCGACAGGCCGAGATAGCGCTGGCCGACGATGTTCTGATACGTCACCGAAGCGACGGTCCGGCCGAACATCGGCTGGTTGTCCTGCACCACGAACGACACCTTGGCCAGCGGGCCCTGTAGTTCGATCTTCTCGACCCGTCCGACACGTACGCCGGCCATCCGGACGTCATCGCCTTCGCGCAGGCCGAACACATCGGAGAACAGCGCTGCATACGGCATCGTCTTGCCCGCCACATCACGGCGCAGCGTCACGTAGACCAACCAGGTCAGGGTAAGCGCGACCACCATGAACAACGACAGGCCGATCGCCGCACCACGGTATTTCATTGGCCCCCCTCTCCTGAAACAGGTTGTGCGGCAGCCGGTGCAGCCTCGGCGGGCAGCAACGGGCCGGCGGGTCCCGGCGCGGGTGCACCGGCCGGAGGCGGGTCTCCGGGCCGCGGTGCCACCGGCGCGACCGGTGATAGCGGCACCGGCGGGGGCGGGGTCGGTGCCAAAGCGGGATTCGCCGTCCCCGGCACCGGCCCGGCCGGCGGCATCCAGGACGGCAGAGGCGGATTCGGGTCGGCCAGGTTCGGGTTCGGATTCACCAAGGGCGGACCGACCGCGATGAGATTGCCGTTGGCGCCCAGCACCGTTCCGGGAGGCGGCGCCAGATCTGCCGGTGGTTGAAAGTTCTCCGGTAGCAACATATCCGGGAGGGACGCGCGGGTCGGCACCAGCGGGGCGGTGAAGCAACTGGGGCCCTTGAGCTCGCCGTACTGCGGGCAGTCGGCACGCGTGTAGGCGTAGCTCGGCGTCAGCGAGAGGTTCACCCGCATGTTGCCGATGTCGTTCCCCGGGATCCAGACATGCTCGAAGAACCTTCCTGACAGCTGGTTGAGCTTGACGAAGGCCGGAACCCAGTTGCCCTGCATCTGAGCCAGCACACCCATCACCGGCGTGAGGTTCGCGGTGGTCTTGACGAGTTGGTCGGTGTGGTTGTCCAGCGCGGTGTGCGCGGTACCGACGGTGTTGATCCCACCGTTGATCATCGTGTTCAACTGTGAGCGTTGCTCGACCAGGGTCTGCATCGGCTGCACGGCCTTGTGCAGGGCATCGAGCAGATCGGGCGCGGTCTGCTGCAGCCCCTGGGTCGCCTCGATCAGCGCGGACACCGTGGTCGGTCCGGGTTCGGTGGCGACCACCGAGTCGAGCTGGTCGATCAGCCGATTCAATTGCGCTCCGCTGGCGAGCAACTCTTTACGACGGTTCTCGGTCGCGGCGTTCACGGCGGCCAGGATGCCCACCGTCTTGTCCTCCCGGCCGCGCCCGGTTGCGGCCAGCACGTCGCGCAGCTTGCTGATCGTGGTCTGGAACAGCACCGTCGGCAGTTCGGTGTCCTCGGGGATCTGGGCGCCCTCGGCGATCGGTGCGCCACGGCTCGAACCATTTGCCGGCCCGCCGGCGCGGTCGATCAGTTGCACCGAGGACACCGCAAACACGTTGCTGGGGACCACCCGCGCGGTCACCGTGTTCGGGATGGAGCCGGCATATTCGGGTTTGAGGTCGATGTGGACGAAGTTCGGATCGCCGTTCGCCGCCGGGACGACGTCGTCGACCATCCCGACGAGCACACCGTGGTACTTCACGTCCGACCGCTGCGGCAGCCCGTCGCCGACGTTCGTCAGGGCGGCCACCACCGGCACCCGGTCGTCCAGCTTTCCGGTCGCCTTCACCAGAAGAAACGTCGAAATCAATCCCGCCACTACGAGAACCGCGGCACCACAGCCGATCAGCTGTCGGTCGGACGGCCCACGCCCGTCGGTTTCCAGCGAGTTACCCATCTAGCCGCCGAACCTCGCTCCTGAATCGACCGTCCACAGCGCCATGGTGAGCAACATGTTGACGATGATCACCACCGTGATGCTGGCCCGCATGGCATGGCCGGCTGCCACACCGACGCCCACCGGTCCGCCCGATGCGTAGAACCCGTAGTAACACTGCACGGTGGAGGCGATCCACACGAAGATGACCGCCTTGAGCACCGAGTAGAGGATGTCCGGCCCGGAGAGCATGAGGCTGAAGTAATGCAGATAGGAGCCGCTGGAGCCGCCGCTGATCAGGTACACGACCGCCTGCGTGGTCAGGTAGCTCACCGCCAGGCAGAGGGCATAGAGCGGAATCACCGCGACCACCGCGGCCATCAGCCTGGTGGTGACCAGGTACGGGATCGGGCGGATGGCGATGGCATCGAGCGCGTCGATCTCCTCGGCGATCCGCATCGACCCCAGCTGTGCGGTGAACCGGCAACCGGCCTGGGTCGCGAAGGCCAGTGAGGCGGCGATCGGCGCCAGCTCGCGCGTGTTCACCAGCGACGAGATGATGCCGGTGGCCGGGCCGAGACCGAGCAGATCGAGGAAGTTGTATCCCTCGATCCCTACGAGTGCACCCACCGTGATGCCCAG encodes:
- a CDS encoding MlaE family ABC transporter permease produces the protein MTASTFVPPLFAPLVRLYKRASKPLMRLGHMMVFFVRALAAVPVALRHYRGEFVRLLSDIAWGNGSLVVGGGTVGVAVVLGITVGALVGIEGYNFLDLLGLGPATGIISSLVNTRELAPIAASLAFATQAGCRFTAQLGSMRIAEEIDALDAIAIRPIPYLVTTRLMAAVVAVIPLYALCLAVSYLTTQAVVYLISGGSSGSYLHYFSLMLSGPDILYSVLKAVIFVWIASTVQCYYGFYASGGPVGVGVAAGHAMRASITVVIIVNMLLTMALWTVDSGARFGG
- a CDS encoding MlaD family protein; the encoded protein is MGNSLETDGRGPSDRQLIGCGAAVLVVAGLISTFLLVKATGKLDDRVPVVAALTNVGDGLPQRSDVKYHGVLVGMVDDVVPAANGDPNFVHIDLKPEYAGSIPNTVTARVVPSNVFAVSSVQLIDRAGGPANGSSRGAPIAEGAQIPEDTELPTVLFQTTISKLRDVLAATGRGREDKTVGILAAVNAATENRRKELLASGAQLNRLIDQLDSVVATEPGPTTVSALIEATQGLQQTAPDLLDALHKAVQPMQTLVEQRSQLNTMINGGINTVGTAHTALDNHTDQLVKTTANLTPVMGVLAQMQGNWVPAFVKLNQLSGRFFEHVWIPGNDIGNMRVNLSLTPSYAYTRADCPQYGELKGPSCFTAPLVPTRASLPDMLLPENFQPPADLAPPPGTVLGANGNLIAVGPPLVNPNPNLADPNPPLPSWMPPAGPVPGTANPALAPTPPPPVPLSPVAPVAPRPGDPPPAGAPAPGPAGPLLPAEAAPAAAQPVSGEGGQ
- a CDS encoding MlaD family protein encodes the protein MKYRGAAIGLSLFMVVALTLTWLVYVTLRRDVAGKTMPYAALFSDVFGLREGDDVRMAGVRVGRVEKIELQGPLAKVSFVVQDNQPMFGRTVASVTYQNIVGQRYLGLSLGSIGDPGPLAAGSVIPVEQTDPSFDVGALLNGYEPLFSVLNPRDADNLTKGVIASLQGDDASIVALVDQTAQLTDSFAGRDQELGDVINNLNAVAKNLAEHNDSLDEVITQTRGMVTTFDARRPEMVDSLGSISKVVQQLSTISDEVYPSLNELVTRQPGFVSHMVGIEPQLAFTGANLPLLLKGFARMTNEGAYATTYACDLNATGFFPGLNDVTPIIVDAATPGNKAQYTPKCRNMANG
- a CDS encoding MlaD family protein, with amino-acid sequence MVEQLTKAETPTVPKAPKKRRPLESYNRTWLGIIAIAVVGVLIGGMLIIKVADVGYRQYSARFQQAAALKAGNPITVAGMPVGEVQSMKLAGDHVEATLKVRDDVPLGKDSRAVIKITTILGSRYLALQPAGPGSLPDNTFDLTHTEVPYDLQEALGDVTTTFEQVDSDKFAQTLSVLGKQLEGLPAVVPKALQNTHTLATIIADRRDQLGSLLETTDVIGKTLRRQQATIGNLVNQGNDLLGEFVMRRASFQAMLASLTNLVQTLTGIVVDDRPQLEKLLTDLRGLTDMLGQHDDLLRSTLQSGPVALRGLANATGNGNAGEMYVGNGLLVDSWMCAISGRAKQFNMIQYYKDCK